In Paenibacillus sp. FSL M7-0420, a single genomic region encodes these proteins:
- a CDS encoding S-layer homology domain-containing protein — MSMKKNTIAAITAVTLLSFSLGGQIFAAGSSFKDISQVTGKDKINSLKEQGLIKGISDTQFLPASTVTTAQGIQFISGGLQLSLAAIDFNKAPQASALFSKVKDNAWYAEAFINAHYNGVSIPANIDPAKPITKELYTSMLVQAVEKAGNLPMINLVPAELADADALDPSYQGSIQRALKYKITALDASGKFNPKSTITRAEAAVMLYNTLDYLKSVSDGGTQK, encoded by the coding sequence ATGAGTATGAAAAAAAACACGATCGCAGCTATTACAGCAGTAACCCTCCTTTCCTTCTCTCTTGGCGGACAAATTTTTGCAGCCGGCAGCAGCTTCAAGGATATCAGCCAGGTGACAGGTAAGGATAAGATCAACTCTCTGAAGGAGCAGGGCCTGATCAAAGGAATCTCCGACACCCAATTTCTGCCGGCCTCCACAGTAACTACAGCGCAAGGGATACAATTTATCTCCGGCGGTCTCCAGCTTAGCCTGGCGGCAATTGATTTCAATAAGGCTCCCCAGGCAAGTGCGCTGTTCTCCAAAGTAAAAGACAATGCCTGGTACGCAGAAGCCTTCATCAATGCCCATTATAATGGTGTGAGTATCCCGGCCAATATCGATCCGGCCAAGCCGATTACCAAAGAGCTGTATACCAGTATGCTGGTTCAAGCTGTGGAAAAGGCCGGTAACCTGCCGATGATCAATCTCGTTCCGGCTGAGCTTGCAGATGCAGACGCGCTGGACCCTTCCTATCAGGGCAGCATTCAGCGGGCGCTGAAATACAAGATCACTGCCCTTGATGCCAGCGGCAAGTTCAATCCGAAGAGCACTATCACCCGTGCTGAAGCAGCAGTTATGCTGTACAACACGCTGGACTACTTGAAGTCCGTTAGCGATGGCGGCACACAGAAGTAA
- a CDS encoding TetR/AcrR family transcriptional regulator, whose translation MKKPDTDAAQLPRSAPQAIESAPPESADPYVQRILEAARQLFTESGLEAVSMYSIAKRAGIGQGSLYRRFTDKGEICSALLKGSADQFLSGLEQQVAASAGEAPALAQLQSSIEQIADFIEQYAELLNMIKAEFTGKKQLTQFEHPFFQRLGVMMTELLQRAAAGGEIIDIDPAFAATALISVLSPDLYLYEQKRHHSSKLDISRGIVTLFVTGLAKR comes from the coding sequence ATGAAAAAGCCAGACACCGATGCTGCGCAGCTCCCGCGCTCAGCTCCGCAAGCCATAGAATCCGCCCCGCCCGAGTCCGCCGATCCTTATGTACAGCGGATTCTTGAAGCTGCCCGCCAGTTGTTCACCGAGAGCGGTCTTGAGGCGGTCAGCATGTACAGCATTGCCAAGCGAGCAGGCATAGGACAAGGCTCCCTGTACCGCCGCTTCACGGACAAGGGTGAGATCTGTTCTGCACTGCTGAAGGGCAGCGCAGATCAATTCCTGTCCGGGCTGGAGCAGCAGGTGGCTGCCAGTGCCGGTGAAGCTCCGGCTCTCGCTCAGCTGCAGAGCAGCATTGAGCAGATTGCCGATTTCATTGAGCAGTATGCCGAGCTGCTGAATATGATCAAAGCCGAGTTCACCGGCAAGAAGCAGCTGACCCAGTTTGAGCATCCTTTTTTTCAGCGGCTGGGGGTGATGATGACAGAGCTGCTGCAGCGCGCTGCGGCGGGCGGTGAGATTATTGACATTGATCCGGCCTTTGCGGCCACCGCCTTAATCTCTGTCCTCAGCCCCGATCTGTACCTGTATGAGCAGAAGCGGCACCATTCCTCCAAGCTGGACATCTCCCGGGGCATCGTCACTTTATTCGTGACCGGTCTGGCGAAGCGCTGA
- a CDS encoding sugar phosphate isomerase/epimerase family protein, giving the protein MLKVGLQLYTLREELEQDFEGTIRKVAELGYSGVEFFHYFGRTAEQVKALLEETGLVAVGAHRPYDAMLNDTEQEITFNLEIGNRNLIVPYLTEEQRNWPEVAAGLRTIGEKCKAAGAVLSYHNHDFEFTEKVDGQPAFDYLFEAVPAEQLQVEMDTCWVYYGGYDPAEYIRKYAGRLPIIHLKDLKKKEDGSPETVVLGEGEVDLAAIIEAAASAGVEWAVVEQDFCSRSPLGSVADSLNWIKTYENQGGSIHV; this is encoded by the coding sequence ATGCTTAAGGTTGGATTGCAGCTGTACACGCTTAGAGAAGAACTGGAACAGGATTTCGAGGGAACTATACGTAAGGTAGCCGAGCTGGGCTACAGCGGTGTGGAATTCTTCCACTATTTCGGCCGTACGGCTGAACAGGTGAAGGCGCTGCTTGAAGAGACAGGACTTGTTGCTGTCGGAGCACACCGTCCGTACGATGCGATGCTGAATGATACGGAGCAGGAGATCACCTTCAATCTGGAGATCGGCAACCGCAATCTGATCGTGCCTTATCTGACAGAAGAACAACGGAACTGGCCGGAGGTAGCCGCGGGTCTGCGGACCATCGGCGAGAAATGCAAGGCTGCCGGTGCTGTTCTGTCTTATCATAATCATGATTTTGAATTCACGGAGAAGGTTGACGGCCAGCCAGCCTTTGATTATCTGTTCGAAGCGGTGCCTGCTGAGCAGCTTCAAGTGGAGATGGATACATGCTGGGTGTATTACGGCGGATATGATCCGGCAGAATATATCCGTAAGTATGCAGGACGCCTGCCGATCATCCACCTCAAGGATCTGAAGAAGAAAGAAGACGGCTCACCGGAGACTGTAGTACTCGGCGAAGGTGAAGTGGATCTGGCTGCGATCATTGAAGCAGCCGCTAGCGCTGGTGTGGAATGGGCAGTGGTGGAGCAGGACTTCTGCAGCCGCTCGCCGCTTGGTAGTGTCGCTGACAGTTTGAACTGGATCAAAACATACGAGAATCAAGGAGGAAGTATTCATGTCTAA
- a CDS encoding amino acid ABC transporter permease produces MDDRQIQIFLDSLLPLFKAGVAFTLPLAVVSFILGLLLAVITALARLSSWRLPRLIARFYVWVIRGTPLLVQLFIIFYGLPAAGIVLDPFIAAVIGFTLSVGAYSSEIVRAAILSIHKGQWEAAFSVGMSRKQALRRVILPQAARVSVPPLSNSFISLVKDTSLAASITYVEIFRKAQQIVATSYEPLLLYCEAALFYLLFCSVLSALQNYLEKRLDRYSAS; encoded by the coding sequence ATGGATGACCGCCAAATACAAATATTTCTCGATTCATTGCTGCCCCTGTTCAAAGCCGGGGTGGCTTTTACCCTTCCGCTTGCGGTGGTATCCTTTATTCTGGGGCTGCTGCTGGCGGTGATTACTGCGCTTGCCCGGCTGTCCTCCTGGAGACTTCCGAGGCTGATCGCCAGATTTTATGTCTGGGTGATCCGGGGAACGCCGCTGCTGGTGCAGCTGTTTATTATTTTCTATGGACTGCCCGCCGCCGGGATTGTGCTTGATCCGTTCATCGCCGCTGTCATCGGGTTCACGCTCAGTGTCGGGGCCTACTCCTCCGAGATTGTCCGGGCTGCCATCCTGTCTATCCACAAGGGCCAGTGGGAAGCCGCGTTCTCTGTGGGGATGAGCCGGAAGCAGGCTCTGCGCCGGGTGATATTGCCTCAAGCTGCCCGCGTGTCGGTTCCGCCGTTATCGAATTCTTTTATTAGCCTGGTTAAGGATACTTCGCTTGCGGCCAGTATTACTTATGTAGAGATCTTCAGAAAAGCCCAGCAGATTGTGGCGACATCCTATGAACCCCTGCTGCTGTATTGCGAAGCGGCGTTGTTCTATCTGCTGTTCTGCTCCGTATTGTCGGCGCTGCAGAATTACTTGGAGAAGCGGCTGGACCGGTATTCGGCCAGTTAA
- a CDS encoding amino acid ABC transporter substrate-binding protein: protein MKKLSLTIMLLLTMVTAAACGNNNTDKAATGGNTGNEPTAAATEGTASGEQNSLEAVKASGKLRIGTEGTYAPFTFHDADGKLTGFDVEIAEEVTKRLGVKPEFIETQWDGIFAGMDAKRFDVIFNEVSITDERKVKYDFSDPYIVSKAVLIVPEDNQDIKTFADLKGKKAGQSLTSNLGKIATDNGAEIVSTEGFNQAIDLLTSGRIDATVNDGLSFLDLKKQKPDIKIKKVDEIAEGSHSAAVFLKGNDELVQAVNEALTAMKSDGTYLKISEKYFGTDVSK from the coding sequence ATGAAAAAACTAAGTCTGACTATTATGCTGCTCCTGACCATGGTCACGGCTGCGGCTTGCGGAAACAACAATACGGACAAGGCAGCAACGGGCGGCAATACCGGAAATGAACCCACAGCAGCGGCTACAGAGGGTACAGCTTCCGGGGAGCAGAACAGCCTGGAGGCCGTCAAAGCCAGCGGCAAGCTGCGCATCGGAACTGAAGGAACCTACGCACCATTCACCTTCCATGATGCGGACGGCAAGCTGACAGGTTTCGATGTTGAGATTGCTGAGGAAGTGACCAAGCGTTTAGGTGTGAAGCCGGAGTTCATTGAGACGCAATGGGACGGGATTTTTGCCGGGATGGATGCGAAGCGCTTCGATGTGATCTTCAATGAAGTCTCTATCACTGATGAACGTAAAGTGAAATATGATTTCTCCGATCCGTATATTGTTTCCAAGGCGGTGCTGATCGTGCCGGAGGACAATCAGGATATTAAGACGTTCGCTGATCTCAAGGGTAAAAAAGCCGGCCAGTCCCTGACCAGTAACCTCGGCAAAATCGCCACAGACAACGGTGCCGAGATCGTATCCACCGAAGGCTTCAACCAGGCGATTGATCTGCTGACCTCCGGCCGGATCGATGCCACCGTGAATGACGGCTTGTCCTTCCTCGACCTGAAGAAGCAGAAGCCGGATATCAAGATTAAGAAGGTAGATGAGATTGCCGAGGGCTCGCATAGTGCCGCAGTCTTCCTGAAAGGGAATGACGAGCTGGTGCAGGCTGTGAACGAAGCGCTGACCGCTATGAAGAGCGATGGAACCTACCTTAAGATCTCCGAGAAGTACTTCGGCACTGACGTATCGAAATGA
- a CDS encoding helix-turn-helix domain-containing protein: protein MTTSAACHILSAGFSFHRKPFHMSRSEGVQYYLLRLQTEGRSRTRENGAITTVESGDLMLFAPNDPYYLSIDKEVYPVGKPRIESGDYHIFCSGPWIEEWWRRKQRPAVLRLPMSDHILGLFRQLVLEQRRLSDSSPDISACYLQILCMEIDRLMIDQPAISPKAYLAYRMKQYVEEHASYSFRLEDVAAHVDISVSRAVHLFKEAFGTTIVKYVNDVRLDMAREKITFSPMPLEHVSETCGFANYTYFHRIFRSRFGMSPKEYRIHSRAQV from the coding sequence ATGACAACATCTGCCGCTTGCCACATTCTATCCGCCGGATTCTCCTTCCACCGCAAACCATTTCATATGTCACGCAGCGAGGGTGTACAGTATTATCTGCTGCGGCTCCAGACTGAAGGGCGCAGCCGCACCAGGGAGAACGGAGCCATTACGACCGTTGAGAGCGGCGATCTCATGCTGTTCGCACCGAATGACCCCTACTACTTGAGTATCGACAAGGAAGTCTATCCCGTCGGCAAGCCGAGGATCGAGAGCGGTGACTATCATATCTTTTGCAGCGGCCCATGGATTGAAGAGTGGTGGAGACGCAAGCAGCGTCCGGCGGTACTCCGCCTGCCGATGAGCGATCATATTCTCGGCCTCTTCCGCCAGCTTGTGCTGGAGCAGCGCCGCTTATCGGATTCCTCACCGGATATCTCTGCTTGTTATCTGCAGATTCTATGTATGGAGATTGACCGGCTGATGATTGATCAGCCCGCGATCTCACCGAAGGCTTATCTGGCTTACCGGATGAAGCAGTACGTGGAAGAACATGCCTCTTACAGCTTCCGGCTGGAGGATGTGGCCGCACATGTGGATATCTCGGTCTCCCGTGCGGTTCATCTGTTCAAGGAAGCGTTCGGCACCACGATTGTCAAATATGTAAATGATGTACGGCTGGATATGGCCCGGGAAAAGATTACGTTCAGCCCCATGCCGCTGGAGCATGTCTCCGAGACCTGCGGATTTGCGAACTATACCTATTTCCACCGGATCTTCCGCAGCCGGTTCGGCATGTCGCCCAAGGAATACCGTATTCACAGCAGGGCACAGGTATAA
- the fur gene encoding ferric iron uptake transcriptional regulator has protein sequence MNRVSNISQQFAAHNYKLTPQREAIVRVLLDNEKDHLSVEEVYMLVKRSYPHLGLATVYRTLELLCELHIVQKMNFGDGVARYDLRDDDHVHMHHHLICNVCGKLEEIKDDWLVELEARVAREYGFSVTDHRLDFKGTYNSCQKNGCKGDKDCRAVS, from the coding sequence GTGAACCGAGTGTCAAATATCAGTCAGCAGTTTGCGGCTCATAATTATAAGCTTACACCACAGCGTGAAGCGATAGTGAGAGTGCTGCTGGATAATGAGAAGGATCATCTAAGCGTGGAAGAGGTATATATGCTGGTCAAGCGCAGTTACCCGCATTTGGGGCTGGCGACTGTCTACCGTACCTTGGAGCTGCTGTGTGAACTTCATATTGTGCAAAAAATGAATTTCGGCGACGGCGTCGCCCGTTATGATCTGCGCGACGACGATCATGTGCATATGCATCATCACCTGATCTGCAATGTATGCGGTAAGCTGGAAGAGATCAAGGATGATTGGCTGGTGGAGCTGGAGGCGCGGGTAGCCCGTGAATACGGCTTCAGTGTGACTGATCACCGTCTCGATTTCAAAGGCACCTATAATAGCTGTCAAAAGAACGGCTGCAAGGGCGACAAGGACTGCCGCGCCGTCTCATAA
- a CDS encoding TIGR00266 family protein — translation MKYDVLYDGAFAMLKVLLEPGESVKAEMGAMVAMSPNVELRGTVDGGIMRGLGRMLSGEKFFFQELTATRGQSEVLLSPGSIGDVQAIELDGSYKLIVQKDGFLAGTQGIQVNTKMQNLTRGLFSGEGFFILEISGRGTVFLSSFGAIHAINLGPGEEMIIDNGHLVAWPDYMDYKVEKAASGWLNSLTSGEALVCRFRGEGVILVQTRNPGSFGTWIKSFVPNRS, via the coding sequence ATGAAATATGATGTGCTGTATGACGGCGCCTTCGCCATGCTTAAGGTCCTGCTGGAGCCGGGCGAGAGCGTTAAGGCGGAGATGGGTGCGATGGTCGCCATGTCACCGAATGTGGAGCTGCGGGGCACCGTGGACGGCGGAATTATGCGCGGCCTGGGCCGCATGCTTAGCGGGGAGAAATTCTTCTTCCAGGAGCTGACCGCCACGCGCGGACAGAGTGAGGTCCTGCTCTCACCCGGTTCTATCGGGGATGTACAGGCCATTGAGCTGGACGGGTCGTACAAGCTGATCGTACAGAAGGACGGCTTCCTGGCGGGAACCCAAGGCATTCAGGTCAATACCAAAATGCAGAATCTGACCCGCGGCCTGTTCTCCGGCGAAGGATTCTTCATTCTGGAAATCAGCGGCAGGGGCACCGTCTTCCTCTCCTCCTTCGGAGCGATTCACGCCATTAACCTCGGACCGGGCGAAGAGATGATCATCGATAACGGACACCTTGTAGCTTGGCCGGACTATATGGATTACAAGGTGGAAAAAGCAGCCTCCGGCTGGCTGAACAGCTTAACCAGCGGCGAGGCCCTGGTCTGCCGGTTCCGCGGCGAAGGGGTGATCCTGGTTCAGACCCGCAATCCCGGCAGCTTCGGAACCTGGATCAAATCCTTCGTTCCGAACCGCTCCTAG
- a CDS encoding ABC transporter permease — protein sequence MRTAAPRRLLQHYGPAALLALLTLAVWETVARLGLVPPFILPAPSAVWMALMEERHLLFGVHLPATLLEVLTGFALSVVCGSLLGIAMHLFRPLAKALYPLLIISQTVPLIALSPLFIMWFGYTLWSKVAVVFLTAFFPVVIGTYDGLSKNTDAYRELLLTYGANRWQILGKVGVPLALPSFFSGLKLSAVYCVIGATIGEWLGGSQGLGYFSRRMAGNLQSAKMFAAVVLLSLLGILLFLAVAALEKIILKKRGRYS from the coding sequence ATGAGAACCGCCGCTCCTAGAAGATTGCTCCAGCATTACGGTCCGGCTGCCCTGCTCGCCCTGCTGACGCTTGCAGTCTGGGAGACTGTAGCCCGGCTGGGCCTGGTTCCTCCCTTCATCCTTCCGGCTCCGTCTGCGGTGTGGATGGCATTGATGGAAGAGCGCCATCTATTGTTCGGGGTACATCTGCCCGCCACACTGCTTGAAGTGCTCACAGGCTTCGCACTATCCGTGGTCTGCGGCAGCCTGCTGGGAATCGCCATGCATCTGTTCCGTCCGCTGGCCAAGGCGCTGTACCCGCTGCTGATTATCAGCCAGACGGTTCCGCTGATCGCCCTCTCTCCCCTGTTCATCATGTGGTTCGGCTACACCCTATGGAGCAAGGTCGCCGTTGTCTTCCTGACCGCTTTCTTCCCGGTGGTCATCGGCACCTATGACGGGTTGTCCAAGAACACGGACGCCTACCGGGAGCTGCTGTTGACATATGGCGCGAACCGCTGGCAGATTCTCGGGAAGGTGGGCGTTCCGCTGGCTTTACCCTCTTTTTTCTCCGGGCTGAAGCTGTCGGCTGTGTACTGTGTGATCGGTGCAACTATTGGGGAATGGCTTGGGGGCAGCCAGGGGCTGGGCTATTTCAGCCGCAGAATGGCCGGGAATCTGCAGAGCGCCAAGATGTTCGCCGCCGTTGTCTTATTATCCCTACTCGGTATCCTGCTGTTTCTGGCAGTCGCCGCGCTGGAGAAGATTATTCTGAAGAAAAGAGGACGTTATTCATGA
- a CDS encoding amino acid ABC transporter ATP-binding protein has protein sequence MIEIRDLHKSFGPLAVLKGVDLAVEHGQVMVIIGPSGSGKTTLLRCFNLLETPDKGSLTLNTIKLDFTPGGIIPQRTVLSLRQQTGMVFQSYNLFPHMTAIGNVMEGQITVQKRSKEEARSKALALLDKVGLADKADAYPHQLSGGQQQRVAIARAMAASPEVLLFDEPTSALDPELVGEVLKVIKQLAREGMTMVIVTHEMKFAADVADRIILMDNGVILEQGTPREVLEQTKNPRALQFLNRLSGEE, from the coding sequence ATGATTGAAATACGCGATTTACATAAGTCCTTCGGGCCGCTTGCGGTGCTGAAAGGTGTGGATCTCGCCGTTGAACACGGCCAGGTCATGGTCATTATCGGACCTTCCGGCTCCGGCAAAACCACGCTGCTGCGCTGCTTCAACCTGCTGGAGACCCCCGACAAGGGCAGTCTTACGCTGAACACGATTAAGCTGGATTTCACCCCGGGCGGCATAATTCCACAGCGTACCGTACTCTCCCTGCGCCAGCAGACAGGAATGGTGTTCCAGTCTTATAATCTGTTCCCGCATATGACGGCGATCGGCAATGTCATGGAGGGACAGATCACGGTGCAAAAGCGTTCCAAGGAGGAAGCGCGCAGCAAGGCGCTGGCACTCTTGGACAAGGTGGGTCTGGCAGACAAGGCAGATGCGTATCCGCATCAGCTGTCCGGCGGCCAGCAGCAGCGTGTAGCGATAGCCCGCGCCATGGCGGCCTCGCCGGAGGTGCTGCTGTTCGATGAGCCGACCTCGGCGCTTGACCCTGAGCTGGTCGGCGAGGTGCTGAAGGTCATCAAGCAGCTGGCCCGGGAAGGAATGACGATGGTTATCGTCACCCATGAGATGAAATTCGCGGCCGATGTGGCCGACCGGATCATCCTGATGGATAACGGAGTCATTCTGGAGCAGGGAACCCCCCGGGAGGTACTGGAGCAGACGAAGAACCCGCGCGCCTTGCAATTCCTGAACCGGCTCAGCGGGGAAGAGTGA
- a CDS encoding DHA2 family efflux MFS transporter permease subunit, with amino-acid sequence MDQTLKQEADFRLSGILVPLLAIIAGVFMVVLDSTAMNVALSRLVVDFKTDLHTLQWVVTGYMLAQASVIPLSGWLSDRFGAKTVFLTAVVVFTIGSILCATPSSAEWLIVFRVIQGLGGGCVLPVGMAYVYRLAPKSKVGVVMGIMGIPVLFAPAIGPVLSGWLVEYHSWRWIFLINIPIGIIAVLIGLRKLPSAAKNSVPGMDKLGMVLGPLAFASLTYGVSQGAQSWTSEKTLIGLLLGAVALIAFVIAELRSNTPLLELRILKSVDFTTGIIVQWIAQFGLYGALFLLPQFLQQARGFGAFDTGLTLLPQAIASGLMMPIAGILFDRIGVRWLVVCGLSLVSGALFQYSHVDLTTQSRDLILPLIMCGAGMGMMMMPMNTHLLNKAPSHLVNRVTSLTNSMQQVITSLAVSTLVTILTARTTARGIEMQEAAAAAGKSTAGASQEALLLAKQTVLSQGFADTFHIMMFVALGGAVLGLLLRRGRHSGAERSKDKAAPEIMHV; translated from the coding sequence ATGGATCAGACCTTGAAGCAGGAAGCCGATTTCCGGCTGTCCGGCATTCTGGTTCCGCTGCTGGCCATCATTGCAGGAGTATTTATGGTTGTACTGGACAGTACGGCGATGAACGTAGCCTTGTCCAGGCTGGTGGTGGATTTCAAGACAGATCTGCATACGCTGCAGTGGGTAGTTACCGGATATATGCTGGCCCAGGCTTCCGTTATTCCGCTGTCCGGCTGGCTGTCTGACCGGTTCGGGGCCAAGACGGTCTTCCTGACGGCGGTAGTTGTGTTCACGATAGGCTCGATTCTGTGCGCTACACCAAGCAGCGCCGAGTGGCTGATTGTTTTCCGGGTTATTCAGGGACTGGGCGGCGGCTGTGTGCTCCCTGTCGGAATGGCCTATGTATACAGACTGGCTCCTAAAAGTAAGGTTGGCGTAGTCATGGGCATTATGGGTATTCCCGTCCTGTTCGCTCCGGCTATTGGTCCGGTATTGTCGGGCTGGCTGGTTGAATACCATTCCTGGCGCTGGATCTTCCTCATTAATATTCCGATTGGCATCATCGCTGTGCTGATCGGACTGCGCAAGCTGCCGAGTGCGGCGAAGAACAGCGTGCCCGGCATGGATAAGCTAGGTATGGTTCTTGGACCGCTGGCCTTTGCTTCGCTAACCTACGGGGTCAGCCAGGGCGCGCAGAGCTGGACCTCTGAGAAGACGCTGATCGGGCTGCTGCTGGGCGCTGTGGCTCTGATCGCTTTTGTCATCGCCGAGCTGCGCTCCAACACACCGCTGCTGGAGCTGCGGATTCTGAAATCCGTAGATTTCACGACAGGAATCATCGTGCAGTGGATTGCCCAGTTCGGCTTATATGGCGCGTTATTCCTGCTCCCGCAATTTCTGCAGCAGGCCCGCGGCTTCGGCGCATTTGATACCGGTCTGACGCTGCTGCCGCAAGCGATCGCTTCCGGGCTGATGATGCCGATTGCCGGGATACTGTTCGACCGGATCGGTGTGCGCTGGCTCGTGGTCTGCGGTCTCAGTCTGGTCTCCGGCGCGTTATTCCAGTATTCGCATGTGGATCTCACCACGCAGAGCCGAGACCTGATCCTTCCGCTGATCATGTGCGGGGCCGGCATGGGCATGATGATGATGCCGATGAACACTCATCTGCTCAACAAAGCTCCAAGCCATCTGGTGAACCGGGTAACCTCGCTGACGAACTCGATGCAGCAGGTCATTACCTCGCTGGCTGTCTCGACTCTGGTTACGATTCTGACGGCAAGAACAACGGCGCGCGGCATAGAGATGCAGGAAGCGGCGGCGGCTGCCGGTAAAAGCACCGCAGGCGCTTCACAGGAAGCACTCCTGCTGGCCAAGCAGACCGTGTTGTCGCAGGGCTTCGCGGACACGTTCCACATTATGATGTTCGTTGCGCTTGGCGGTGCGGTCCTTGGACTGCTGCTGCGCCGGGGCCGCCATTCCGGAGCTGAGCGTTCTAAGGACAAGGCGGCACCGGAAATCATGCACGTATAG
- a CDS encoding ABC transporter ATP-binding protein, whose translation MLNAVSIPIRGGFVHSLMINISNLSYAFGTGSSRTPVFSGLSMNVQRGEFISVVGGSGCGKSTLFKIIAGLLEPDKGRITLNGAESAAAAKRLGSVAYMPQQDLLLPWRTVLDNCLLPWELKRSRPKAAAVAEIRTLLQRFGLEGTEGAYPQELSGGMRQRVAVLRTVAAGNDLLLLDEPFGALDAITKRSLQRWLLELWAELDKTVLFITHDLEEALLLSDRIYLMTGSGGSGMQEFPAGIPRPRHHSLNYEPQFAALRQELELKLYENRRS comes from the coding sequence GTGCTCAACGCAGTATCTATACCAATCCGGGGAGGCTTCGTACATAGTCTTATGATCAACATTAGCAATCTATCCTATGCTTTCGGGACGGGCTCGTCCCGTACCCCCGTCTTCTCAGGGCTATCCATGAATGTGCAGCGCGGCGAATTCATTTCTGTCGTAGGCGGAAGCGGATGCGGCAAAAGCACCTTGTTCAAAATCATCGCCGGCCTGCTGGAGCCGGACAAAGGCAGGATTACGCTGAACGGAGCCGAGTCCGCGGCAGCAGCGAAGAGGCTGGGCAGTGTGGCCTACATGCCGCAGCAGGATCTCCTCCTCCCTTGGCGCACCGTGCTGGACAATTGTCTGCTGCCTTGGGAACTCAAGCGCAGCCGTCCCAAAGCGGCCGCTGTGGCCGAGATCCGTACCCTGCTGCAACGCTTCGGCCTTGAGGGAACCGAAGGGGCTTATCCCCAGGAGCTGTCCGGCGGGATGCGCCAGCGCGTGGCGGTCCTCCGCACCGTGGCGGCGGGGAATGATCTGCTGCTGCTCGATGAGCCGTTCGGGGCGCTTGATGCCATTACCAAGCGTTCATTGCAGCGCTGGCTGTTGGAGTTATGGGCAGAGCTGGACAAGACGGTGCTGTTCATCACCCATGATCTGGAGGAGGCTCTGCTGCTCAGTGACAGAATCTATCTAATGACGGGCAGTGGCGGCAGCGGGATGCAGGAATTCCCAGCCGGTATCCCCCGCCCGCGTCATCACAGTCTGAATTATGAGCCGCAGTTCGCCGCCCTGCGCCAGGAATTGGAGCTGAAGCTATATGAGAACCGCCGCTCCTAG